A genome region from Microbacterium sp. CGR2 includes the following:
- the dhaK gene encoding dihydroxyacetone kinase subunit DhaK produces MKKLINAPEDVLIESLRGVALAHPELAVDLETHVITRATPKAQGKVAVVSGGGSGHEPLHGGFVGVGMLDAAVAGQVFTSPTPDRVQAATKAVDRGAGVLHIVKNYTGDVLNFEMAAELASMEGIEVGSVVVDDDVAVQDSLYTAGRRGVGLTVLLEKLVGAAAEEGRDLAAVVELAKRINGQGRSMGMALTSCTVPAAGKPTFELPDDQMEIGIGIHGEPGRHREPLAPASDIARQLVEPILADMSAAGPAIVMVNGMGGTPLIELYLMYAEVAGLLEKAGVQIARNLVGNYITSLDMAGCSVTVLKADDELLRLWDAPVNTPGLRWGA; encoded by the coding sequence ATGAAGAAGCTCATCAACGCCCCCGAAGACGTACTCATCGAGTCGCTCAGAGGCGTCGCGCTCGCGCATCCGGAGCTGGCAGTCGACCTCGAAACCCATGTGATCACTCGTGCGACGCCGAAGGCGCAGGGGAAGGTCGCCGTGGTCTCCGGGGGAGGGTCCGGTCACGAGCCGCTGCACGGCGGATTCGTCGGTGTCGGAATGCTGGACGCGGCCGTCGCCGGTCAGGTCTTCACCTCGCCGACCCCCGACCGGGTGCAAGCCGCAACCAAGGCCGTCGACCGCGGCGCGGGTGTGCTGCACATCGTGAAGAACTACACCGGGGACGTGTTGAACTTCGAGATGGCCGCGGAACTGGCCTCCATGGAGGGCATCGAGGTCGGAAGCGTCGTGGTCGATGATGACGTCGCCGTCCAGGACTCGCTCTACACCGCCGGTCGACGTGGTGTGGGGCTGACCGTGTTGCTGGAGAAGCTCGTGGGCGCGGCAGCCGAAGAAGGTCGCGATCTCGCCGCCGTCGTCGAACTCGCGAAGCGCATCAACGGACAGGGGCGTTCGATGGGGATGGCTCTCACGAGCTGCACGGTCCCGGCCGCCGGGAAACCGACCTTCGAGCTGCCAGACGATCAGATGGAGATCGGCATCGGCATCCACGGGGAGCCGGGTCGGCATCGTGAGCCGCTGGCTCCGGCATCCGACATCGCCCGCCAGCTGGTGGAGCCGATCTTGGCCGACATGTCTGCGGCTGGGCCGGCGATCGTGATGGTCAACGGCATGGGCGGGACACCGCTCATCGAGTTGTACCTCATGTACGCAGAGGTGGCGGGACTGCTGGAGAAGGCAGGGGTGCAGATCGCACGGAACCTCGTCGGCAACTACATCACCTCCCTCGACATGGCCGGATGCTCGGTCACGGTGCTGAAGGCCGACGACGAGCTGCTCCGCCTCTGGGATGCTCCCGTGAACACCCCCGGCCTGCGGTGGGGGGCATGA
- a CDS encoding RecQ family ATP-dependent DNA helicase encodes MTSAPLADTREAARAALRELVGRPDADFHDGQYEAIEALVEGRRRALVVQRTGWGKSAVYFVATLLLRRQGAGPTVLVSPLLALMRDQIAAAERAGVRAVAINSTNAHEWSDVLGRLERDEVDVLLVSPERLNNPAFREQQLPALVRRIGMLVVDEAHCISDWGHDFRPDYRRLRDLIAQMPVDVPVLATTATANSRVVADVAEQLGTLQPGEVDGSGVAPVLTIRGPLARTSLRMGVLRLRDSASRLAWLLSHLDELPGSGIIYTLTVAAAVDTARLLRDHGHEVRAYTGQTDTEEREESEGMLKRNEVKALVATSALGMGFDKPDLGFVLHLGAPSSPVAYYQQVGRAGRASESADVLLLPGVEDRDIWHYFATASMPDRERAERVIAALGDAPISTPALEAMVDIRRTPLELLLKVLDVDGAVRRVQGGWVSTGAPWSYDAERYERIAAERLAEQQHMIEYEQTDGCRMEFLQRSLDDDTAAPCGRCDNCAGAWFPKEIGSTATTQAAESLDRVGVPIEPRKAWPTGADRLGVPVKGRIAPDEQAGEGRALARLTDLGWGGVLREAFAAGASDAAVTPQLLQACVRVLAGWGWEERPVAVVAMPSRSRPLLVDSLARGLAEVGRLPYLGALQPVDGGPTGQAGGNSVFRLAGVWDRFSVDHLDVPAGPVLLIDDLVDSRWTVTVAARTLRRAGATVVLPFALALRG; translated from the coding sequence ATGACATCTGCTCCTCTCGCTGACACTCGCGAAGCCGCTCGCGCCGCCCTGCGCGAACTCGTCGGCCGGCCCGACGCCGACTTCCACGACGGGCAGTACGAGGCGATCGAGGCGCTGGTCGAGGGGCGGCGCCGTGCTCTCGTGGTGCAGCGCACGGGCTGGGGGAAATCGGCTGTGTACTTCGTCGCGACGTTGCTGCTGAGGCGACAGGGGGCCGGCCCGACGGTACTGGTGTCGCCGCTGCTGGCACTCATGCGCGACCAGATCGCTGCGGCCGAGCGTGCGGGGGTGCGCGCAGTCGCGATCAACTCCACGAACGCGCACGAGTGGTCAGATGTGCTCGGCCGCCTTGAGCGCGACGAGGTCGACGTGCTGCTGGTGTCGCCGGAACGGCTGAACAACCCGGCATTCCGCGAGCAGCAGCTGCCGGCACTGGTCCGCCGCATCGGGATGCTGGTGGTCGACGAGGCGCACTGCATCAGCGACTGGGGGCACGACTTCCGGCCCGACTATCGCCGCCTGCGAGATCTCATCGCACAGATGCCGGTCGATGTGCCGGTGCTCGCGACCACGGCCACTGCGAACAGCCGTGTCGTGGCGGACGTCGCCGAGCAGCTCGGCACTCTCCAGCCCGGTGAGGTCGACGGGTCGGGAGTCGCGCCGGTGCTCACGATTCGCGGACCGCTCGCGCGCACCTCCCTGCGCATGGGAGTGCTGCGCCTGCGCGATTCCGCGAGTCGTCTGGCCTGGCTGCTCAGCCACCTCGACGAACTGCCCGGGTCGGGCATCATCTACACGCTCACCGTTGCGGCAGCCGTCGACACCGCCCGGCTGCTCCGCGACCACGGACATGAGGTCCGCGCGTACACCGGACAGACCGATACCGAGGAGCGCGAGGAATCCGAGGGGATGCTGAAGCGCAACGAGGTCAAAGCACTCGTCGCGACCAGCGCGCTCGGCATGGGATTCGACAAGCCCGACCTCGGTTTCGTCCTGCATCTGGGAGCGCCGTCGTCACCGGTGGCCTACTACCAGCAGGTCGGGCGCGCCGGTCGCGCCAGCGAGAGCGCCGATGTTCTTCTGCTCCCGGGCGTCGAAGACCGTGACATCTGGCATTACTTCGCGACGGCATCCATGCCTGACAGGGAACGGGCCGAGCGGGTCATCGCCGCCCTCGGCGACGCTCCGATCTCGACGCCGGCGCTCGAGGCGATGGTCGACATCCGCCGCACGCCCCTCGAGCTGCTGCTCAAGGTGCTCGACGTCGACGGAGCCGTGCGGCGCGTGCAGGGCGGGTGGGTCTCCACCGGTGCGCCCTGGAGCTACGACGCCGAACGCTACGAGCGTATCGCGGCGGAACGCCTCGCCGAGCAGCAGCACATGATCGAGTACGAGCAGACAGACGGGTGTCGCATGGAGTTCCTGCAGCGCTCCCTCGACGACGACACAGCGGCGCCGTGCGGGCGATGCGACAATTGCGCGGGCGCGTGGTTCCCGAAAGAGATCGGTTCAACCGCGACTACGCAGGCGGCCGAATCGCTCGATCGGGTGGGCGTTCCCATCGAACCGCGGAAGGCCTGGCCCACCGGGGCCGATCGCCTCGGCGTGCCCGTCAAGGGACGCATCGCCCCGGACGAGCAAGCAGGGGAGGGTCGGGCGCTCGCACGCCTCACGGATCTCGGCTGGGGAGGGGTGCTCAGGGAGGCGTTCGCGGCGGGGGCATCGGACGCGGCGGTGACTCCGCAGCTTCTTCAGGCATGTGTCCGGGTGCTGGCCGGATGGGGGTGGGAGGAGCGCCCGGTGGCGGTCGTCGCGATGCCGTCGCGCTCGCGGCCGCTGCTGGTCGATTCCCTCGCCCGCGGTCTTGCCGAGGTCGGACGCCTGCCGTATCTCGGTGCCCTCCAGCCGGTCGATGGCGGGCCGACGGGGCAGGCGGGTGGGAACAGCGTGTTCCGATTGGCCGGCGTCTGGGATCGTTTCAGCGTCGACCACCTCGACGTTCCCGCCGGTCCTGTCCTGCTGATCGACGACCTCGTCGACAGCCGGTGGACGGTGACGGTCGCAGCCCGCACACTTCGCAGGGCCGGCGCGACCGTCGTTCTCCCGTTCGCACTGGCACTGCGGGGCTGA
- a CDS encoding enoyl-CoA hydratase/isomerase family protein: MIDLTIADDVATVVLNAPAKLNSLDEQALRDLGAAYADAEAAAVRALVLRGEGRAFCAGRDISGVDPRDDDVMGYLGGLVTPLLQRMSRFPAPTFAAAHGACLGVGLGLLIATDVVYVAESAKIGSPFAALGATLDSGGHALFLERLGAHKTLDLIYTGRLMSGAEAAASGLFSRVFPDDQVVAATTDAAATAARGATAAFRTSKDLVARMREERLSLWDAVDIENAAQAALRDTDDYREGFAAFQEKRKPEFRGR, encoded by the coding sequence ATGATCGATCTCACCATCGCCGATGACGTCGCCACGGTCGTGCTGAACGCGCCGGCGAAGCTGAACTCTCTCGACGAGCAGGCGCTCCGCGACCTCGGGGCGGCGTACGCGGATGCTGAGGCCGCTGCCGTCCGGGCCCTGGTGCTCCGCGGCGAGGGCAGGGCGTTCTGCGCCGGACGCGACATCTCCGGCGTCGATCCGCGAGACGACGATGTGATGGGATACCTCGGCGGGCTCGTGACACCGCTGCTGCAGCGGATGTCGCGTTTCCCGGCACCCACCTTCGCGGCGGCACACGGCGCGTGCCTGGGTGTCGGTCTCGGGCTCCTCATCGCCACCGATGTCGTATACGTCGCGGAGTCCGCCAAGATCGGGTCACCGTTCGCCGCGCTCGGAGCGACACTCGACTCCGGCGGGCACGCGCTCTTCCTGGAGCGGCTCGGCGCGCACAAGACGCTCGACCTCATCTACACGGGCCGGCTCATGAGCGGAGCCGAGGCGGCGGCTTCCGGGCTCTTCTCACGGGTCTTCCCCGACGACCAGGTCGTAGCGGCGACGACGGATGCCGCTGCCACCGCCGCACGCGGAGCCACCGCCGCTTTCCGCACCAGTAAAGACCTGGTCGCACGGATGCGGGAAGAGCGGCTGTCGCTGTGGGACGCCGTGGACATCGAGAACGCCGCACAGGCGGCCCTCCGCGACACGGACGACTACCGCGAGGGCTTCGCGGCGTTCCAGGAGAAGCGGAAGCCGGAGTTCCGCGGGCGCTGA
- the paaE gene encoding 1,2-phenylacetyl-CoA epoxidase subunit PaaE, producing the protein MSLFTSARAQPSASSRLRETGTRRRARFHTLTVEEVRPLTDSSVEVTFAVPADLADDYDYLPGQYVALRLTLEGTEVRRSYSLCRAPEQRDDGRPTRLSVAVKRDEGGLFSSWAQTGLHPGFPIDVMSPQGTFTSGLDELDNRHVVGIAAGSGITPLMALAHTVLSRSSSSRFTLLYTNRSTLDVMFLDDLADLKDRYPTRVALHHVLSREQRTAPVLSGRIDEQKLRTILDALIDPTSVDEWFLCGPLALVDLCRAVLSDAGVPPEHVRFELFTTGDEPLRAARRVQARAGAKTVRIEVNLDGVSSTVESPVDAHESVLNAALRVRPDAPFACAGGVCGTCRARVVEGSVTMTENYALEPDELERGYVLTCQSHPTSDHLVVDYDV; encoded by the coding sequence ATGTCGCTCTTCACCTCCGCACGCGCCCAGCCGTCGGCTTCCTCCCGCCTTCGCGAGACGGGCACGCGCCGGCGCGCCCGCTTCCATACGCTCACCGTCGAGGAAGTACGGCCCCTGACCGACTCTTCGGTCGAGGTGACGTTCGCGGTACCCGCTGATCTCGCCGACGACTACGACTACCTTCCGGGTCAGTACGTGGCGCTGCGCCTGACACTCGAGGGCACCGAAGTGCGCCGCTCGTATTCGCTGTGTCGCGCCCCGGAGCAGCGCGACGACGGGAGGCCCACTCGACTCAGCGTCGCGGTGAAGCGCGATGAGGGTGGGCTGTTCTCATCCTGGGCCCAGACCGGGCTGCATCCGGGTTTCCCGATCGATGTGATGAGTCCCCAGGGCACATTCACGTCCGGTCTCGATGAGCTCGACAACCGACACGTGGTCGGCATCGCGGCCGGATCCGGCATCACGCCGTTGATGGCCCTGGCGCACACGGTCCTGAGCCGGTCGTCGAGCTCGCGATTCACCCTGCTCTACACGAACCGTTCGACGCTCGATGTGATGTTCCTCGACGACCTCGCCGATCTCAAGGACCGCTACCCGACGCGCGTCGCCCTGCACCATGTCCTCTCGCGCGAGCAACGCACCGCCCCCGTCCTCTCCGGCCGGATCGACGAGCAGAAGCTGCGGACCATCCTCGACGCTCTGATCGATCCGACCAGCGTCGATGAGTGGTTCCTCTGCGGACCCCTGGCGCTGGTGGATCTGTGCCGGGCGGTGCTCTCCGATGCCGGGGTGCCGCCTGAGCATGTGCGGTTCGAACTGTTCACGACGGGCGACGAGCCCCTGCGTGCGGCGCGACGGGTGCAGGCGCGCGCCGGTGCGAAGACGGTCCGCATCGAAGTGAACCTCGACGGCGTCTCATCCACGGTGGAGAGCCCGGTCGACGCTCACGAATCGGTGCTCAACGCGGCGTTGCGCGTGCGTCCGGACGCACCGTTCGCGTGTGCGGGCGGCGTCTGCGGCACCTGCCGCGCCCGGGTGGTCGAAGGCAGTGTCACCATGACCGAGAACTACGCCCTCGAACCGGACGAGCTCGAACGCGGCTACGTGCTCACCTGCCAGTCGCACCCCACCAGCGACCACCTGGTCGTCGACTACGACGTCTGA
- a CDS encoding IclR family transcriptional regulator, producing the protein MIQAIDRAAKILELLQGSRHLGITDLAAALNLPPSTVHGIVKSLRTHGLVAKERGGQRYMLGPTLLRLSNVYLDTLDVRARAMRWTQELARRTNLSVRLGAPHFTDVLVIHHNLRPDDSQQMLETGVAIPAHASAMGKVLLAHDLGFQRSVFEQPLRSLTGDTITDVARLTLDFAAVAERGSAAESDEAVIGESSVAAPVADASNDIVAAVAVVMPTSLFPASDAVLDALRETARNISRELGATTWPPRVAPAED; encoded by the coding sequence GTGATTCAAGCGATCGATCGCGCGGCGAAGATCCTCGAGCTGCTGCAAGGTTCGCGGCATCTCGGGATCACGGATCTCGCCGCGGCGCTCAACCTTCCGCCCTCCACGGTGCACGGAATCGTGAAGTCCCTGCGCACTCACGGACTCGTCGCAAAGGAGCGCGGCGGGCAGCGCTACATGCTGGGCCCGACCCTGCTGCGACTCAGCAACGTCTACCTCGACACACTGGACGTACGGGCCCGCGCCATGCGCTGGACGCAGGAGCTCGCACGCCGCACCAATCTTTCGGTGCGGCTCGGCGCGCCGCACTTCACCGACGTGCTCGTCATCCATCACAACCTTCGCCCCGACGACAGCCAGCAGATGCTCGAGACCGGAGTCGCCATTCCGGCACACGCCTCCGCGATGGGGAAGGTCCTGCTCGCGCATGACCTCGGCTTCCAGCGGAGCGTCTTCGAGCAACCGCTGCGCAGCTTGACAGGTGACACGATCACCGACGTCGCGCGCCTGACGCTCGACTTCGCGGCAGTCGCCGAGCGCGGGAGCGCCGCGGAATCCGACGAAGCCGTGATCGGCGAGTCGTCTGTGGCAGCACCCGTCGCCGATGCCTCCAACGACATCGTGGCGGCTGTCGCCGTGGTGATGCCCACGTCGCTGTTTCCCGCATCCGATGCCGTGCTCGACGCCCTCCGCGAGACGGCTCGCAACATCTCACGCGAACTCGGGGCGACGACATGGCCGCCGAGGGTCGCTCCTGCGGAGGACTGA
- the paaA gene encoding 1,2-phenylacetyl-CoA epoxidase subunit PaaA: MTSPAGLSAVDGAISEEERLFDELIAHEQRIEPRDWMPEAYRRTLIRQISQHAHSEIIGMQPEGNWITRAPSLKRKAILMAKVQDEAGHGLYLYSAAQTLGITRDEMMDQLIDGKAKYSSIFNYPTPTWADMGAIGWLVDGAAICNQVPLCRASYGPYARAMVRVCKEESFHQRQGFEILLSLMQGSAEQREMAQDAVNRWYWPSLAMFGPPDDRSPNSAQSMKWKIKRFSNDGLRQRFVGMLVPQAQILGVTLPDPDLRFDDETGQYTIGEIDWDEFFEVLRGNGPCNAERLERRRTAHEEGAWVREAAAEYARKQRAETEAAA, encoded by the coding sequence ATGACAAGTCCCGCAGGTCTCAGCGCCGTCGATGGTGCGATCTCGGAGGAGGAGCGCCTGTTCGATGAACTCATCGCCCACGAGCAGCGCATCGAACCCCGCGACTGGATGCCCGAGGCGTACCGCAGGACGCTGATCCGGCAGATCTCCCAACATGCCCACTCGGAGATCATCGGGATGCAGCCGGAGGGCAACTGGATCACCCGCGCGCCGAGCCTCAAACGCAAGGCGATCCTGATGGCGAAGGTGCAGGACGAGGCCGGTCACGGCCTCTACCTCTACTCCGCCGCGCAGACCCTCGGCATCACGCGCGACGAGATGATGGATCAGCTCATCGACGGCAAAGCGAAGTACTCGTCCATCTTCAACTACCCGACGCCGACCTGGGCTGACATGGGCGCGATCGGCTGGCTGGTCGACGGCGCGGCCATCTGCAACCAGGTGCCGCTGTGCCGAGCCTCGTACGGTCCGTACGCGCGGGCGATGGTGCGCGTGTGCAAAGAAGAGTCCTTCCACCAGCGACAGGGTTTCGAGATCCTGCTGAGTCTCATGCAGGGCTCCGCGGAACAGCGGGAGATGGCACAGGATGCAGTGAACCGCTGGTACTGGCCGAGCCTCGCGATGTTCGGGCCGCCGGACGACCGGTCGCCGAACTCCGCACAGTCGATGAAGTGGAAGATCAAGAGGTTCTCCAACGATGGCCTCCGCCAGCGCTTCGTGGGAATGCTCGTCCCGCAGGCGCAGATCCTCGGCGTCACGCTTCCCGACCCGGACCTGCGATTCGATGACGAGACCGGGCAGTACACGATCGGCGAGATCGACTGGGACGAGTTCTTCGAGGTGCTGCGCGGCAACGGACCGTGCAACGCCGAGCGGCTCGAGCGCCGCAGAACTGCGCACGAGGAAGGTGCGTGGGTGCGCGAAGCCGCGGCCGAATACGCGCGGAAGCAGCGCGCTGAGACGGAAGCGGCCGCCTGA
- the dhaL gene encoding dihydroxyacetone kinase subunit DhaL — MMATVDTAVLTDWVLRFRDAIAAKREWLTELDSSIGDADHGANMARGIDAVGEKLGSGAPSTVDELLKTVGMTLVSSVGGASGPLYGTLFLRMGMSAGAVSELDAAGLAVALRAGLDGVVARGKAEAGDKTMFDAMEPAVDAFDAALADGSDVSAAARAAADAAAAGRDATEPWVARKGRASYLGERSAGHLDPGAASTAILFDSLAAAIDGAAG, encoded by the coding sequence ATGATGGCGACGGTCGACACCGCCGTCCTGACCGACTGGGTCCTCCGGTTCCGCGATGCCATCGCGGCGAAGCGCGAGTGGCTCACGGAACTCGACTCGTCGATCGGTGATGCCGACCATGGCGCGAACATGGCCCGCGGTATCGATGCGGTCGGCGAGAAACTCGGCTCCGGCGCACCCTCCACCGTCGACGAGCTGCTGAAGACCGTCGGAATGACGCTGGTGAGTTCGGTGGGCGGGGCGAGCGGCCCGTTGTACGGGACGCTCTTCCTGCGGATGGGGATGTCCGCGGGCGCCGTGTCCGAGCTCGACGCGGCAGGCCTTGCGGTGGCGTTGCGAGCGGGACTCGACGGCGTCGTCGCCCGCGGCAAGGCGGAGGCCGGGGATAAGACGATGTTCGACGCGATGGAGCCCGCGGTCGACGCATTCGATGCGGCTCTCGCCGACGGGTCGGACGTGTCCGCCGCCGCTCGGGCAGCCGCTGATGCCGCGGCAGCCGGACGCGACGCGACAGAACCGTGGGTGGCGCGAAAGGGGCGAGCCAGCTACCTCGGTGAACGGAGTGCGGGACACCTCGATCCCGGGGCCGCATCGACGGCCATCCTGTTCGACAGTCTGGCCGCGGCGATCGACGGCGCCGCAGGATGA
- the paaB gene encoding 1,2-phenylacetyl-CoA epoxidase subunit PaaB, with protein MAGSEVWPLWEVFVRANRGLSHVHVGSLHAPDAEMAIRNARDLYTRRGEGVSIWAVPADAITTSDPDAKGAYFESSAGKNYRHAVYYTASEGVPHL; from the coding sequence ATGGCCGGTTCCGAGGTCTGGCCCCTGTGGGAGGTGTTCGTCCGCGCGAACCGCGGCCTGAGCCACGTCCACGTGGGGTCCCTGCATGCGCCCGACGCCGAGATGGCCATCCGCAACGCCCGGGATCTCTACACGCGTCGAGGCGAAGGCGTGTCGATCTGGGCGGTCCCCGCCGACGCGATCACCACCAGCGATCCTGATGCGAAAGGCGCCTACTTCGAAAGCTCCGCGGGCAAGAACTATCGGCACGCCGTGTACTACACGGCGTCCGAGGGGGTGCCGCACCTGTGA
- the paaC gene encoding 1,2-phenylacetyl-CoA epoxidase subunit PaaC: MHPVIEHAAGESNRRDDTHDVHGDVTVDAVHLSDELAGAGGIAASADIAEYALRLGDDALILAQQLGAWISRAPELEEDVALGNIALDLLGHARSFLHYAGSYDGRSEDDLAFFRDENAFRSAWIVEQPNGDFAQTIARQFFVSAYMFELYSALRASTDETFAAIAEKSLKEVDYHRDHAVQWMLRLAGGTDESRRRIIRAVGDVWPYVDELFRDDDLIERLGYAAARPSSLRAGFDTVVDTVFAEAELSAPATPPSSAGGRQGSHAAPFGHLLAEMQVLARRHPGASW; encoded by the coding sequence ATCCACCCGGTCATCGAGCACGCGGCCGGCGAGTCGAACCGCAGAGACGACACCCACGACGTCCACGGCGACGTGACCGTCGATGCCGTCCATCTTTCCGACGAGCTGGCGGGCGCCGGGGGCATCGCCGCATCCGCCGACATCGCGGAATACGCCCTCCGGCTCGGCGACGACGCCCTGATCCTCGCGCAGCAGCTGGGCGCGTGGATCTCCCGCGCACCCGAACTCGAGGAAGACGTGGCGCTCGGCAACATCGCGCTGGACCTGCTCGGGCACGCACGCTCGTTCCTCCACTACGCAGGCTCGTACGACGGTCGCAGCGAGGACGACCTGGCATTCTTCCGTGACGAGAACGCGTTCCGCAGCGCGTGGATCGTCGAGCAGCCCAACGGCGACTTCGCGCAGACCATCGCGCGGCAGTTCTTCGTGTCGGCGTACATGTTCGAGCTCTACTCCGCGCTCCGCGCGAGCACCGACGAGACGTTCGCGGCCATCGCGGAGAAGTCCCTCAAAGAGGTGGACTACCACCGGGACCACGCCGTGCAGTGGATGCTGCGGCTGGCGGGCGGCACGGACGAGTCACGCCGGCGCATCATCCGCGCGGTCGGTGATGTCTGGCCGTACGTCGACGAGCTCTTCCGCGACGACGACCTCATCGAGCGGCTGGGCTACGCAGCGGCCAGGCCGTCGAGCCTGCGCGCCGGGTTCGACACCGTGGTCGATACGGTGTTCGCCGAGGCCGAGCTTTCCGCACCCGCCACCCCGCCGTCGTCGGCAGGCGGACGGCAGGGTTCGCACGCCGCGCCGTTCGGGCATCTCCTGGCCGAGATGCAGGTGCTGGCGCGGCGGCATCCGGGAGCATCATGGTGA
- the paaD gene encoding 1,2-phenylacetyl-CoA epoxidase subunit PaaD: MVIRRTRDETRAWRIAAAIPDPEVPVLTIEDLGVLRSVEADGDGVRVDITPTYSGCPAMDTIRDDVILALTAAGYARVEVRLVLSPAWTTDWMSDAGKQKLAAYGIAPPTGRAAVSTGPIRVGLSVRCPRCGSLDTREVSRFGSTSCKSLFECRACLEPFDHFKVH, encoded by the coding sequence ATGGTGATTCGCCGCACCCGAGACGAAACGCGCGCCTGGCGCATCGCGGCCGCCATCCCCGACCCGGAGGTGCCGGTGCTCACGATCGAGGATCTCGGGGTGCTTCGATCCGTCGAAGCCGACGGCGACGGGGTGCGCGTCGACATCACCCCCACCTACAGCGGGTGCCCCGCCATGGACACGATCCGCGACGACGTGATCCTCGCGCTCACCGCAGCGGGATACGCGCGGGTCGAGGTGCGCCTGGTGCTCTCCCCCGCGTGGACGACGGACTGGATGTCGGATGCGGGAAAGCAGAAGCTCGCCGCCTACGGCATCGCGCCGCCGACCGGTCGCGCGGCCGTCTCGACCGGTCCGATCCGCGTGGGTCTGAGCGTGCGCTGTCCCCGGTGCGGCTCCCTCGACACCCGAGAGGTGTCGCGTTTCGGGTCGACCTCCTGCAAATCGTTGTTCGAGTGTCGCGCCTGCCTCGAGCCGTTCGACCACTTCAAGGTGCATTGA
- a CDS encoding pilus assembly protein CpaE, producing the protein MITRELAVALRDAGLVWHPAEGDRFQLDLPDDVELDAEADVFTVSEMTIEARQTPSGTDLAFNGTTEWALDAVTLADAVWLPREDQLRDLLRSTFRSLTRLPDAFLVEIRIAGETLTFEHPDPSEAYGRALLDLVSRSR; encoded by the coding sequence GTGATCACTCGAGAACTGGCCGTCGCCCTGCGTGATGCCGGGCTCGTGTGGCACCCCGCCGAAGGCGACCGCTTCCAGCTCGACCTTCCCGACGACGTGGAACTCGACGCGGAGGCGGACGTCTTCACCGTCAGTGAGATGACCATCGAGGCACGCCAGACGCCGAGCGGCACCGACCTCGCCTTCAACGGCACGACGGAGTGGGCGCTGGATGCCGTCACTCTGGCCGACGCCGTGTGGCTGCCCCGCGAAGATCAGCTCCGCGATCTCCTGCGCAGCACGTTCCGTTCGCTCACCCGCCTTCCCGATGCATTCCTGGTGGAGATCCGGATCGCCGGGGAGACCCTGACGTTCGAGCATCCGGATCCTTCCGAGGCCTACGGCAGGGCACTCCTGGACCTGGTTTCCCGCTCTCGCTGA